From the genome of Pelmatolapia mariae isolate MD_Pm_ZW linkage group LG12, Pm_UMD_F_2, whole genome shotgun sequence, one region includes:
- the LOC134638984 gene encoding arrestin domain-containing protein 3-like — protein MSPIKDFNVTYGTIDEGDTFSEGDTIVGTVSFNLTKAVKVKSVSVKAKGDAKVHWSEGSGDDERSYSDHRRYFKVKELLVAENAKGISLPQGVHLFKFRLKIPEGNMPSSFTGCHGKIVYMVEAKISRSWRWPSVVQKEIKFVSKAFLHTSQVMSPQSGTVSKKMSGLSKGQVQMSATINRTVCFPGETLSVVAKICNSSSKDMRPKFKLQQRIVYRAGSSSTSSEKTLFKMVGENINPNSEESVSCQVKIPVDVIIFHNCEIISVEYYIKVYVDISFAIDPEVVFPLVIVPPSFAAFQPGEPLGPCPPGTAGAPSYSDFTSFNQWPQGAPPYGFSAPAFASPSVQYPGSTALPLSQQEEPPPSYTSLYPHQNEQP, from the exons ATGTCTCCGATAAAGGACTTTAATGTGACTTACGGAACAATCGACGAAGGCGATACTTTTTCTGAAGGAGATACTATAGTTGGAACAGTTAGTTTCAACCTGACAAAAGCCGTCAAAGTCAAGAGCGTTTCTGTAAAGGCCAAAGGAGACGCAAAAGTACACTGGTCAGAAGGAAGTGGAGATGACGAAAGGTCGTACAGTGATCACAGGAGATATTTCAAAGTGAAAGAACTCTTAGTTGCAGAAAATGCTAAAG GCATTTCACTTCCCCAAGGGGTCCACCTTTTTAAGTTCAGGCTTAAAATCCCAGAAGG GAACATGCCATCATCCTTCACAGGATGCCATGGAAAAATTGTCTACATGGTTGAAGCAAAGATATCCAGGAGCTGGCGATGGCCTTCTGTAGTACAAAAAGAGATCAAGTTTGTTTCTAAGGCATTTCTACACACTTCTCAAGTAATG TCTCCGCAATCTGGTACAGTGAGTAAAAAGATGAGTGGTCTCTCCAAGGGACAGGTCCAAATGTCTGCTACTATTAACAGAACAGTCTGTTTTCCAG GTGAAACTTTATCTGTTGTCGCCAAAATCTGCAACTCTTCTTCCAAAGACATGAGGCCCAAATTCAAACTTCAGCAGAGAATAGTGTACCGTGCTGGTAGCTCTTCTACATCCAGTGAGAAAACTCTATTTAAAATGGTCGGGGAGAATATAAATCCAAACTCGGAGGAAAGTGTCTCCTGCCAAGTGAAGATTCCCGTTGATGTCATCATCTTCCATAACTGTGAAATCATCTCAGTGGAATATTACATCAAG GTGTATGTGGACATTAGTTTTGCCATTGACCCAGAGGTGGTGTTTCCACTGGTCATCGTTCCTCCCAGTTTTGCTGCCTTTCAGCCTGGTGAGCCTCTGGGGCCTTGCCCACCTGGGACAGCCGGGGCTCCAAGCTACAGCGACTTCACTTCCTTTAACCAGTGGCCACAAGGTGCCCCACCATATGGGTTCTCAGCTCCAGCGTTTGCATCACCCTCAGTACAATATCCAGGATCTActgctctgcctctgtctcAGCAGGAAGAACCACCTCCATCGTATACGTCTCTTTATCCTCACCAGAATGAACAACCGTAG